From a single Carassius carassius chromosome 8, fCarCar2.1, whole genome shotgun sequence genomic region:
- the LOC132145460 gene encoding uncharacterized protein LOC132145460, with protein sequence MGSSLGCVKQPRDAGPGGAAPLSPKRKLRFRRKRKAKQKLKGAEGEDKRSRVLEEKESGSVEVTEGSTTKAPDSAKLISGQITTETETPTNVVLVPGMAPIFGSTGTLRGSKMAILSPDPSPAWLGALRQFEVEGLSKESHAELEQGSTTPRGGRVCKVRERVQGVLERPCLLRSKRGDLEIEKEGGDVHGQSELIFGEPSETEKKGVVHIREFGGQLCVVRTVYPRDYGSPIWRDKELEVHSEPPAASPITRGITKIQVSATQGRPPGKKDSAKPATAAARGKKGKEFLLDNSAQVAEGVGPTPQDLQSSGYASDVPLISPETGGAVQTDWGSSSDVLDSSVLESPISPQEIPAQPSTQVRFFSLCLLKDFFIWLL encoded by the coding sequence ATGGGGAGCTCCCTTGGTTGTGTGAAACAACCCAGGGATGCTGGACCAGGTGGTGCTGCACCACTATCACCCAAAAGAAAACTTCGCTTCAGGCGAAAACGAAAGGCCAAACAGAAGTTAAAAGGTGCCGAAGGGGAGGACAAGAGAAGCCGTGTCCTTGAAGAGAAGGAGAGTGGAAGTGTTGAAGTTACGGAGGGGTCAACGACAAAAGCCCCTGATTCCGCCAAATTGATATCTGGACAAATAACTACAGAAACTGAAACGCCCACCAATGTTGTCCTTGTTCCCGGTATGGCCCCAATATTTGGAAGCACAGGGACATTGCGGGGCAGTAAGATGGCCATTCTTTCCCCAGATCCCAGTCCAGCCTGGCTGGGGGCACTTCGCCAGTTTGAGGTAGAGGGACTCAGCAAAGAGTCTCATGCTGAATTAGAGCAAGGCAGCACAACTCCTAGAGGAGGAAGAGTCTGTAAGGTTCGAGAGCGAGTTCAGGGGGTATTAGAGAGACCCTGTCTTTTACGCTCTAAACGTGGTGACCTGGAAATAGAGAAGGAAGGTGGAGATGTGCATGGGCAGAGTGAACTGATATTCGGTGAACCCTCGGAAACCGAGAAGAAGGGAGTTGTTCACATTCGTGAGTTTGGAGGACAACTTTGTGTGGTCCGAACTGTGTATCCAAGGGACTATGGGTCGCCCATCTGGCGTGACAAAGAACTTGAGGTCCATTCTGAACCTCCAGCTGCATCTCCTATTACTCGAGGCATTACGAAAATACAAGTGTCCGCAACTCAAGGGCGACCACCCGGGAAGAAAGACTCTGCCAAACCAGCAACAGCTGCAGCTCGGGGAAAAAAGGGGAAAGAGTTCCTGTTGGACAACTCTGCTCAAGTAGCTGAAGGCGTTGGTCCCACACCACAAGACCTTCAGTCTTCAGGTTATGCTAGCGATGTGCCTCTCATCTCACCTGAGACGGGAGGTGCTGTTCAGACTGACTGGGGGAGCTCCTCTGATGTGCTTGATTCTTCTGTGCTTGAGAGTCCCATCTCCCCCCAAGAAATACCTGCTCAGCCTTCCACACAGGTCAGATTCTTTTCTCTCTGTCTTCTTAAAGACTTTTTTATATGGCTTTTGTAG